The nucleotide window gttgacgaactgttttctaaaattctgcacgtactgtagcacagcagttacatccttgaaatatattatctaaaagcaccaatatatttttttcaaagctctctacatttttaagaatcaatttacttattagatttccacttcagcTTCCTCACGCTCTCTGTGTGGCTCAGGGGCGTTGCTGTGAGCCAAGAGAGGACGACTGTGTGTCCCTCAGGAGTGACTCCCTCATGGTGAAACACTGTAGTCCTACAGGGTGTCCTAACGCTCCTTCTCTATCTCAGCTGCTCCACAAAGGGCTTCAGTAATCCTTGTATCACTGGGTCGTTCCGAGGAATGCTGGCCATGGCTTCCTTAACGACGTGAACAGACACCTCCGTTCCGAAGTGGGAGACGATCCTGTGGGCCAGGTCCTGCTTCTCGGTGTCTTCAAGTGTACCCCGGGGCATCCCCTTCTGGTGCAGAATGTTCTTCAGCTTCTTGTACTCGTTTGCTTCCAGCTCCTCGATCACTTCATTCAAGGCTCCTGCCCACCCTTCGCTGCTGGTGAGCGCGATTCCtgaaacaaacacagacaccctTCTACTGGCTGCTCCTACACAACCAGCTGAGGAACCAGCTCTAGATACTCAAAGAGGACAGAGGGACTCACTCTGAGGGGCAGAAGTATTTGGGGTCCTGGTCTCAACAGCAGggactgcagagagagaaagagacagagcCATGTTCACCCTGACCAGCACAGCACCCACAGGACACAGTATAAAGACACTACTCACCCACAGGACACACAAGATGCATCTCAAGTCAGCTATTGCCTGGCATGATTGTCACACTCACTAGCAGGCCATACTGACCTCTAACCCACCATGTTCTCAGTAGATCTGTTACCTGGCAGCTGCACAATGCGGCTCCACACCCTCTTTTCTCCATCCTTTGTGGCGCATTTCAGCAACACCAGGTCCAGTCTCATCGCACCGTGGGCCAGGAACACCTCGAATGTGGGGTGGAAATTCGGGCCATAACTGCAGTAAAAGCACTCGGACTGGAAGAACAACAGTAACGCTGTGTTAAAAAGCTAGCAGTCTGTCACGCAGGCAAATCCTTTTTGAGCATGAAGTCAGCTGGACTCCCTCTACAgactctgtgactctgctttcTGCTTCTCTCTCCACTATCCCAATTCTCCTTGACCTCTGACATGACTGGCCACATCCTCTTCCTGTCCTGGGTATTTCAGGTGCTGCTCTTGGCTGGTTCTCTTCTTGTCCCTTGAACTGCTCTTTCCAAGTGTCCTGGTGAGGCTCTGGCCTTCTCCCCCCCGGTGTTCTTCACGTGTCAGAACTCGGGCCCCTTCCTTTCTCTGTGTATCTGCTGGATGGGTCCACCTGTTTCATTGTTTTGATGATACTGATGATACTCAGATCATCCTTTCATGACccgagtctttcctgcttctctctctctagaTCTTTCAGTCTCTCCCTCATGCTCTCTCAACAGTTTGGGTCATAAAGGCCAGTGATCTCCGTCTGTGTCACAGGCGAACCATTACCTCAGGCTGGATTATCTCAGTCTTCTTGCTGCTGCTGGACACTCTGTACGTCGCTTTCGGTGTCAGTTTACAGGTTGAGCTCGTCTGAATGAGGGAGCTCCTGCAGTCCTGCTGCTCGGTGACCtgtggaggagaggagaggacagGGTGACACTGCTGGGAACGGGGGAACAGAAACATGCCACGACGTTGTGCTGGAGAAACAGACGGACAGAGACAGGAAGtgctggagagacagacagagggacaggaagtGCTGGAGAGGTAGACAGGCATAGAGACGGGAAGTGTTGGGAGAGAAAGACAAATAGAGACAAGAAGTGCTGGAGAGgtagacaggcagagagacggGAAGTGTTGGGGAggtagacagacagagagacaggaagtcCCCTGTACCTGGCTGAGAAGTACGTTCTCAGGGAGCACAAACACATTCAACTTGGGCAGCAGGTCCACGCCATCCCCCGGCCTCAGGAACAGCAGCACCTGTCCCTTGACATTGAATCTGAACACGCTCTTCACGAGGCCCCACAGGGACAGGCCGGCGATGGACACCCTCACATGGGTCTGTGTCACCTCCAGGGGCGACAGCACCTCAAGATTACCACAGCTCACATGGGCCACCGACAGGAAGTCACTCCTGCCTGCAGGAAGACACTGAGTGAGTCATGATTCCTTTGGCTGTTTGTTGTAAGACTGCTCACATCTTCACAGCTTCCATTCCAGTAGGAGAGCCCCACGATTCAGTTACACCCCTAGACTCCACCCCAGCTGTTCCCTGTTTGTTCCAAGGACTCATCCCTCTCAGCTATAAGACTTTGGGCTCAGAGCAGTGGGTGCAGCACCTTTGTGGAGTTGGACCACCTTCGGTTCCGACTTGGTTAGTATTTTCCAGTTAGGCCTCAAGTGCCGAGTCAGCGAGATGGGTTTGTAAACCAGAGACCATCAACTCAATGCTGGAGGAGCTTGTCTTGGTTAAACCTGAGTACGTTGGCTCCAGTGTGATTCGACAATCAGTCACGTCCACAGTAGAGGACTGCCGGAATGGAGAGGCTCACAAAGCTCTGCTCCTCATTGACTTCCATTCCAGCTCATCTTTCAACCTAGTGACATGACACGACACTTAGGGCTGAAGATCACTGATTATTTCTGTTAACGATGTGACATGGCCTTCGGTGGTCATGAATAACTGAATTAAAGTAATGAAGTCTTTAACTGAGATTAATTAAGGGCCAGTAATGAAGCCCTGGGATTGAGGTTCAGTAATGGATTGGAACAGATTCCAGAGgctggagagagggatgagtCCAGCATATCCCAGAAGCAACCTCATCTTCATTCACACTGTTACACAGAGGGCAAACTGTCACCAGACTCTGTGGTAGAGGGTAGTCTCCTGCTGTAGCTGAGCTGAAGCTGTACTCACTGTCAATACAGAAACTGTTAACATCGCCTGAGACTCACGGCCATCGATCTCGCAGTGAGGTAGCTGCAGTTCCGTCAGCGCCCCCTGGGGGCAGTGTATGTCAAACAGGGGTCCTGCAGGATGCTGGCCAGTGGGGGACAGGAGCGccatgtcccagtgtgtggtctgatACTCCAGTTCGCCCCCCGACGCCATCACAAACACCAGCCCAGTGACACGGCACCAGAACTGACCCGCGGACGGGCAGAGATACCTGCACAGGACAGCACACTGTcaacacactgcacagagacagaggacacCACACTTTCAACActccacagagacaggggacacCACAGACATCAGGGCATTGACACTGgagacaaaataaagaaattctACGCTTGCAGTACAGTGACACAAAGAGAGAACTGAGGGAGGACTGTGTGACAAAGACACAGCACTGACACTGGAGACACAGAAATATAGAGGTTCCACACTTCCCTACTGCAGTCTGGCATGTTtatccttattattattattattattattattattgcttacacttatatagcgcttttctggacactccactcaaagcactttacaggtaatggggactcccctccaccaccaccaatgtgcagccccacctggatgatgcgacggcagccatagtgcgccagaacgctcaccacacatcggctctcagtggggaggagagcagagtgatgtactgtagccaattcatagatggggattattaggaggccatgattagtaagggccaatgggaaatctggccaggatgccggggtaacacccctactcttttcgagaaacaccctgggatttttaatgaccacggagagtcaggacctcggttttacgtctcattcgaaggacggcgcctgtttacagtatagtgtccctgtcactatagttggggattaggacccacatggaccacagggtgagagcaccccctgctggccccactaacacctcttccttaGCTAAGAAGAAGCTACTGAATTCCTCTCGTTATTGTTTTAAGGACTAATGATACGTGATATGAGTGCTCCGAGTGTTTAAGTTTCAGTCTGGTGTGAAAGTACACAGGAGACCGTAGTGATGGGCGAGACTGAAGCAATGTATCTATTTTAGTGTCATTTCTCCGTGAAGCTGTCA belongs to Lepisosteus oculatus isolate fLepOcu1 chromosome 14, fLepOcu1.hap2, whole genome shotgun sequence and includes:
- the LOC138243463 gene encoding uncharacterized protein — its product is MASGGELEYQTTHWDMALLSPTGQHPAGPLFDIHCPQGALTELQLPHCEIDGRRSDFLSVAHVSCGNLEVLSPLEVTQTHVRVSIAGLSLWGLVKSVFRFNVKGQVLLFLRPGDGVDLLPKLNVFVLPENVLLSQVTEQQDCRSSLIQTSSTCKLTPKATYRVSSSSKKTEIIQPESECFYCSYGPNFHPTFEVFLAHGAMRLDLVLLKCATKDGEKRVWSRIVQLPVPAVETRTPNTSAPQRIALTSSEGWAGALNEVIEELEANEYKKLKNILHQKGMPRGTLEDTEKQDLAHRIVSHFGTEVSVHVVKEAMASIPRNDPVIQGLLKPFVEQLR